A genomic stretch from Euwallacea fornicatus isolate EFF26 chromosome 10, ASM4011564v1, whole genome shotgun sequence includes:
- the LOC136341431 gene encoding N-acetylneuraminate lyase-like isoform X3, with protein MASFTFRGLMAPVFTAFNSDWSVNVSVIPDYATFLADNGVPAVLVHGSTGEGTSLSVPERKLLAEAWVAAGKLTKQHIMIQVGGCPLPDVKELAAHAESIGADSILTLPELYLKPTTPQDLIEYLQQISRVAPSTPLLYYHIPMWSNVNINMEQFLNLSVGKISTFHGIKYTSNDLSEGYNALKAAGGRYAVFLGADTLVEPAAAIGFDSVIATSLNFMPGHFVQIMKAIKENRVSDARAIQEKLTAACKVITKNGAWIPTMKVAMNFVSPINVGSARAPLKNLSPEHVAELQVDLPEYTVL; from the exons ATG GCCAGTTTCACATTTAGAGGCCTTATGGCACCGGTCTTCACAGCCTTTAATTCAGACTg gtcgGTGAATGTATCCGTTATTCCAGATTATGCCACGTTTTTGGCTGACAATGGGGTCCCAGCAGTTTTAG TTCATGGATCAACTGGCGAGGGTACATCTCTCTCGGTGCCAGAACGCAAGCTCTTAGCCGAAGCCTGGGTGGCTGCTGGCAAACTCACAAagcaacacattatgattcaaGTAGGGGGTTGTCCCCTCCCCGACGTCAAAGAGCTGGCAGCTCACGCTGAGAGCATTGGAGCCGACTCAATTCTCACCCTCCCTGAGCTTTACTTGAAGCCCACGACTCCTCAGGATTTAATCGAATATTTGCAGCAAATCTCTAGAGTTGCCCCCAGTACTCCTCTCCTTTATTACCACATACCCATGTGGAGCAACGTTAACA TCAACATGGAGCAGTTTCTGAACCTATCAGTAGGGAAAATCTCGACTTTCCACGGAATTAAATATACCTCAAATGATCTATCTGAAGGCTACAATGCTCTTAAAGCTGCGGGTGGAAGATATGCAGTATTCTTGGGAGCTGATACT TTGGTAGAGCCTGCGGCTGCCATCGGATTCGACTCCGTCATTGCAACATCCTTGAATTTCATGCCAGGTCACTTCGTTCAAATAATGAAGGCAATAAAGGAGAACAGGGTGTCGGACGCCAGAGCTATTCAGGAGAAACTTACAGCTGCCTGCAAAGTTATTACCAAAAACGGTGCTTGGATTCCAACAATGAAAGTGGCAATGAATTTTGTAAGTCCTATTAATGTGGGATCAGCTAGAGCTCCCTTGAAGAACTTGAGTCCGGAACATGTAGCTGAGCTACAGGTTGATCTGCCTGAGTATACTGTTTTATAA
- the LOC136341431 gene encoding N-acetylneuraminate lyase-like isoform X1 — protein MLHNSLLLLDLGPSILGASFTFRGLMAPVFTAFNSDWSVNVSVIPDYATFLADNGVPAVLVHGSTGEGTSLSVPERKLLAEAWVAAGKLTKQHIMIQVGGCPLPDVKELAAHAESIGADSILTLPELYLKPTTPQDLIEYLQQISRVAPSTPLLYYHIPMWSNVNINMEQFLNLSVGKISTFHGIKYTSNDLSEGYNALKAAGGRYAVFLGADTLVEPAAAIGFDSVIATSLNFMPGHFVQIMKAIKENRVSDARAIQEKLTAACKVITKNGAWIPTMKVAMNFVSPINVGSARAPLKNLSPEHVAELQVDLPEYTVL, from the exons ATGCTTCACAACAGTCTCCTCTTGCTGGACCTGGGTCCGTCCATCTTAGGG GCCAGTTTCACATTTAGAGGCCTTATGGCACCGGTCTTCACAGCCTTTAATTCAGACTg gtcgGTGAATGTATCCGTTATTCCAGATTATGCCACGTTTTTGGCTGACAATGGGGTCCCAGCAGTTTTAG TTCATGGATCAACTGGCGAGGGTACATCTCTCTCGGTGCCAGAACGCAAGCTCTTAGCCGAAGCCTGGGTGGCTGCTGGCAAACTCACAAagcaacacattatgattcaaGTAGGGGGTTGTCCCCTCCCCGACGTCAAAGAGCTGGCAGCTCACGCTGAGAGCATTGGAGCCGACTCAATTCTCACCCTCCCTGAGCTTTACTTGAAGCCCACGACTCCTCAGGATTTAATCGAATATTTGCAGCAAATCTCTAGAGTTGCCCCCAGTACTCCTCTCCTTTATTACCACATACCCATGTGGAGCAACGTTAACA TCAACATGGAGCAGTTTCTGAACCTATCAGTAGGGAAAATCTCGACTTTCCACGGAATTAAATATACCTCAAATGATCTATCTGAAGGCTACAATGCTCTTAAAGCTGCGGGTGGAAGATATGCAGTATTCTTGGGAGCTGATACT TTGGTAGAGCCTGCGGCTGCCATCGGATTCGACTCCGTCATTGCAACATCCTTGAATTTCATGCCAGGTCACTTCGTTCAAATAATGAAGGCAATAAAGGAGAACAGGGTGTCGGACGCCAGAGCTATTCAGGAGAAACTTACAGCTGCCTGCAAAGTTATTACCAAAAACGGTGCTTGGATTCCAACAATGAAAGTGGCAATGAATTTTGTAAGTCCTATTAATGTGGGATCAGCTAGAGCTCCCTTGAAGAACTTGAGTCCGGAACATGTAGCTGAGCTACAGGTTGATCTGCCTGAGTATACTGTTTTATAA
- the LOC136341431 gene encoding N-acetylneuraminate lyase-like isoform X4: MAPVFTAFNSDWSVNVSVIPDYATFLADNGVPAVLVHGSTGEGTSLSVPERKLLAEAWVAAGKLTKQHIMIQVGGCPLPDVKELAAHAESIGADSILTLPELYLKPTTPQDLIEYLQQISRVAPSTPLLYYHIPMWSNVNINMEQFLNLSVGKISTFHGIKYTSNDLSEGYNALKAAGGRYAVFLGADTLVEPAAAIGFDSVIATSLNFMPGHFVQIMKAIKENRVSDARAIQEKLTAACKVITKNGAWIPTMKVAMNFVSPINVGSARAPLKNLSPEHVAELQVDLPEYTVL; the protein is encoded by the exons ATGGCACCGGTCTTCACAGCCTTTAATTCAGACTg gtcgGTGAATGTATCCGTTATTCCAGATTATGCCACGTTTTTGGCTGACAATGGGGTCCCAGCAGTTTTAG TTCATGGATCAACTGGCGAGGGTACATCTCTCTCGGTGCCAGAACGCAAGCTCTTAGCCGAAGCCTGGGTGGCTGCTGGCAAACTCACAAagcaacacattatgattcaaGTAGGGGGTTGTCCCCTCCCCGACGTCAAAGAGCTGGCAGCTCACGCTGAGAGCATTGGAGCCGACTCAATTCTCACCCTCCCTGAGCTTTACTTGAAGCCCACGACTCCTCAGGATTTAATCGAATATTTGCAGCAAATCTCTAGAGTTGCCCCCAGTACTCCTCTCCTTTATTACCACATACCCATGTGGAGCAACGTTAACA TCAACATGGAGCAGTTTCTGAACCTATCAGTAGGGAAAATCTCGACTTTCCACGGAATTAAATATACCTCAAATGATCTATCTGAAGGCTACAATGCTCTTAAAGCTGCGGGTGGAAGATATGCAGTATTCTTGGGAGCTGATACT TTGGTAGAGCCTGCGGCTGCCATCGGATTCGACTCCGTCATTGCAACATCCTTGAATTTCATGCCAGGTCACTTCGTTCAAATAATGAAGGCAATAAAGGAGAACAGGGTGTCGGACGCCAGAGCTATTCAGGAGAAACTTACAGCTGCCTGCAAAGTTATTACCAAAAACGGTGCTTGGATTCCAACAATGAAAGTGGCAATGAATTTTGTAAGTCCTATTAATGTGGGATCAGCTAGAGCTCCCTTGAAGAACTTGAGTCCGGAACATGTAGCTGAGCTACAGGTTGATCTGCCTGAGTATACTGTTTTATAA
- the LOC136341431 gene encoding N-acetylneuraminate lyase-like isoform X5 — translation MCSSTDYATFLADNGVPAVLVHGSTGEGTSLSVPERKLLAEAWVAAGKLTKQHIMIQVGGCPLPDVKELAAHAESIGADSILTLPELYLKPTTPQDLIEYLQQISRVAPSTPLLYYHIPMWSNVNINMEQFLNLSVGKISTFHGIKYTSNDLSEGYNALKAAGGRYAVFLGADTLVEPAAAIGFDSVIATSLNFMPGHFVQIMKAIKENRVSDARAIQEKLTAACKVITKNGAWIPTMKVAMNFVSPINVGSARAPLKNLSPEHVAELQVDLPEYTVL, via the exons ATTATGCCACGTTTTTGGCTGACAATGGGGTCCCAGCAGTTTTAG TTCATGGATCAACTGGCGAGGGTACATCTCTCTCGGTGCCAGAACGCAAGCTCTTAGCCGAAGCCTGGGTGGCTGCTGGCAAACTCACAAagcaacacattatgattcaaGTAGGGGGTTGTCCCCTCCCCGACGTCAAAGAGCTGGCAGCTCACGCTGAGAGCATTGGAGCCGACTCAATTCTCACCCTCCCTGAGCTTTACTTGAAGCCCACGACTCCTCAGGATTTAATCGAATATTTGCAGCAAATCTCTAGAGTTGCCCCCAGTACTCCTCTCCTTTATTACCACATACCCATGTGGAGCAACGTTAACA TCAACATGGAGCAGTTTCTGAACCTATCAGTAGGGAAAATCTCGACTTTCCACGGAATTAAATATACCTCAAATGATCTATCTGAAGGCTACAATGCTCTTAAAGCTGCGGGTGGAAGATATGCAGTATTCTTGGGAGCTGATACT TTGGTAGAGCCTGCGGCTGCCATCGGATTCGACTCCGTCATTGCAACATCCTTGAATTTCATGCCAGGTCACTTCGTTCAAATAATGAAGGCAATAAAGGAGAACAGGGTGTCGGACGCCAGAGCTATTCAGGAGAAACTTACAGCTGCCTGCAAAGTTATTACCAAAAACGGTGCTTGGATTCCAACAATGAAAGTGGCAATGAATTTTGTAAGTCCTATTAATGTGGGATCAGCTAGAGCTCCCTTGAAGAACTTGAGTCCGGAACATGTAGCTGAGCTACAGGTTGATCTGCCTGAGTATACTGTTTTATAA
- the LOC136341429 gene encoding zinc finger TRAF-type-containing protein 1 homolog gives MSEQPEAASSSVEQPIEMPETEDKKEEFGEPEAKKRKIFKPGSDGKKHKLEERLGGILCCAVCLDLPRAAVYQCTNGHLMCAGCFTHVLADARLRDEMATCPSCRVEISKTSATRNLAVENAVSELPSECQFCGKQYSRNSLERHEEQECEERISVCKFSRIGCPWRGPEHERQEHENQCAHPHRSGAEVMVSLLAMDQDSAKEKKLYENIFDLLGYEKITFTEVQLKPYRTDEFVHRLFYESPRFSAFNHQWVVKARINNCQKDPTQSSERDMTYQLIMKSKSPTPVSLNYIVLRGPVSDIKVKPRIYDFDFTEQNNESPYVTLALPDTAECNRLLAAKTINFRLIMFLASK, from the exons ATGTCCGAGCAACCAGAAGCGGCCAGTTCAAGTGTCGAGCAACCGATCGAAATGCCCGAAACTGAGGATAAAAAGGAGGAATTCGGGGAGCCCGAGGcgaaaaaacgtaaaattttcaagcctGGCAGCGACGGGAAGAAACACAAACTTGAAGAGAGACTGGGCGGAATTCTTTGCTGCGCAGTTTGCCTGGACCTTCCCAGGGCCGCAGTTTATCAG TGCACCAATGGGCACCTCATGTGTGCCGGCTGTTTCACGCACGTGCTGGCCGATGCCAGACTGCGTGACGAGATGGCCACCTGTCCGAGTTGCCGCGTCGAGATCTCGAAAACGTCGGCGACTCGCAACTTGGCCGTCGAGAATGCGGTAAGCGAGTTGCCGAGCGAGTGCCAGTTCTGCGGCAAGCAGTACTCCAGGAACTCGCTGGAGAGGCACGAGGAGCAAGAGTGCGAGGAGAG AATCTCGGTGTGCAAATTCAGCCGCATCGGGTGTCCCTGGAGGGGTCCGGAGCACGAGCGACAGGAGCACGAGAACCAGTGCGCCCATCCCCATCGATCGGGGGCCGAGGTCATGGTTTCGCTGCTGGCCATGGATCAGGACTCGGCGAAGGAGAAGAAGCTCTACGAGAACATATTCGATCTGTTGGGCTACGAAAAGATTACCTTCACTG AGGTCCAGTTGAAGCCGTACCGCACTGACGAGTTCGTTCACCGGCTGTTCTACGAATCTCCGAGGTTTTCGGCTTTCAATCATCAATGGGTTGTCAAGGCGAGGATAAATAATTGCCAGAAAGACCCCACTCAAAGCTCAGAGCGTGATATGACTTATCAG ttaatcATGAAGTCAAAATCCCCCACCCCGGTAAGCCTGAACTACATCGTTTTAAGAGGACCAGTGAGCGACATTAAGGTCAAACCCCGGATCTACGATTTCGACTTCACGGAGCAAAATAACGAGAGCCCTTACGTGACCTTAGCTTTACCCGACACCGCAGAGTGCAATCGACTCTTAGCCGCGAAAACGATAAATTTCAG gttaataatgtttttagcGTCTAAGTAA
- the brun gene encoding protein brunelleschi yields MRSSVSYILSTNTTEPNMSHPDYEQISHDHAALLILVKHIGSQLKPKVFTKFYDRIVKLNEVKITDSSGQVRTIYLRYVKEYPVENNDWGDFQTHRRLLGLVSLGKYDSQTELNEVCRVHESLKVKYNATLYDSRSVLFGPTKECESPVDVSSSSESSPVKQESNIEKFTTPSNFKTRALFYDEISPCADLENQISEFINSLFWVLESKRLERSREKLERVSLLYAPFEKKDFVGLDMESRQNKKRCTGRMTKHLGDLCLQAGLVTESLQYYTNASEVLKSVNDWLWWGAAYEGLCAASALVLYPNLQRNEGFHRIGSLPEGSPKKTPSETTPGVTSSNTAIKKTLPNLLTADDISKKYREAIIHYSKYQNAGIVETEASFKAARIAVEQNHALQAASFLQNVVFINLALSEREKIQRFETLANLYTQIGFNRKAAFCLRLAATRYVSPQNPNPNWNKCYSLMLQSLPGHKLILDPIEMLEADQGWPTLQIQILQDLIVAAKRASYSALATRHMTFLLQTMWPHLNPQEQKELAIQLQSLSVQCEGSPVPLVLESGIVVPPANLTDIPLCTSFILKDLKPHLRPRLIETEKEDTGPFLFTPIHFGSLDRNKDKTDSKMDFLWVENEACEIAVKLINPLPFELKVSNMRLLTGGVVFESVPETIVLAPDMVTSLALSGWARESGELEITGYSTHALGIKSNCRLKYMSHTFPPYFKIDVIPSLPILQVSTSLPQSASFSNFHDDSIVISASLSLFHGESAECVITLTNTSQIPVEMLEVTMSSILDSALQNEIFQVDQEEVNLMLPLLPEQSGSFNVRIYASANFLAPTSAVSPSIPADLNSGMFSSISTSLPGNSNFSRLNSSIRSSNSGQSSLAGGLTSLFQQAPTSSAIEAQLKIRYSGGPGLESQHCRSSTVFFIVELIPSLHVTNWDVLPAEKSTQFYLVLDVANLTSQEMELEYAEAKHMLIEGQESCRVPVPVARCPLSKLSDFYGDADQSRNVADIGKICSQHISEQVKLKWLLNATDSVGVASLKGIILNSRMLDVVRMSPLEWEVKINGDMFNTHEDLSCDAGDCMELHMSIANSLKTSLKELTLSVQFYQDYNNGTLNYSMDTRLAISGASKKLLSILEPKDVASHRCNVVFFSPGLYKLDIQCYTPDSSNSVGAATLVSTGHVWRYTPPISIVVK; encoded by the exons ATGCGGTCTTCTGTAAGCTACATTCTCTCTACTAACACCACCGAACCGAACATGTCTCACCCAGACTATGAACAAATCTCTCATGATCATGCTGCACTCTTAATACTTGTCAAACATATAGGTTCACAATTAAAACCAAAAGTGTTCACAAAGTTCTATGACCGCATCGTTAAACTCAATGAAGTGAAAATTACTGACTCTTCAGGACAAGTAAGAACCATTTATCTACGATATGTCAAGGAATATCCTGTGGAGAATAACGATTGGGGAGATTTTCAGACCCACCGAAGATTGTTAGGGTTGGTGTCATTAGGGAAGTATGATTCTCAAACTGAACTGAATGAGGTTTGTCGTGTGCATGAAAGCTTGAAAGTAAAGTACAATGCTACTCTATACGATTCAAGAAGCGTATTGTTTGGACCCACAAAAGAGTGTGAGTCTCCGGTTGATGTTTCCAGCAGCTCAGAGAGCAGCCCTGTTAAACAGGAatcaaatatagaaaaattcacAACTCCCAGTAACTTCAAAACCAGGGCTTTATTTTATGATGAAATATCCCCTTGTGCAGATTTGgagaaccaaatttctgaGTTTATCAATTCCTTGTTTTGGGTGTTAGAGTCTAAGCGGCTTGAGAGATCAAGAGAGAAACTTGAAAGAGTTTCTTTACTCTATGCCCCATTTGAGAAGAAGGATTTTGTTGGCCTAGATATGGAATCtcggcaaaataaaaaaaggtgcACTGGTCGCATGACTAAACATTTAGGAGATTTGTGTCTACAGGCTGGTTTAGTAACTGAAAGTTTGCAGTACTACACAAATGCTTCTGAGGTTTTGAAAAGTGTCAATGATTGGCTTTGGTGGGGTGCTGCGTATGAAGGACTTTGCGCGGCTTCTGCTTTAGTTTTATACCCCAATTTGCAGAGAAATGAAGGTTTTCACCGTATTGGAAGCCTTCCTGAAGGGTCTCCTAAGAAGACACCATCAGAGACCACCCCCGGGGTGACATCTAGCAATacagcaattaaaaaaactttgccCAATTTGCTAACTGCAGatgatatctcaaaaaaatatagagaAGCAATCATTCATTATAGTAAATATCAGAATGCAGGGATAGTTGAAACTGAAGCCAGCTTCAAAGCTGCACGAATAGCAGTGGAGCAGAATCATGCTCTGCAAGCCGCAAGTTTCTTGCagaatgttgtttttattaatttggctTTATCTGAGAGGGAGAAGATACAGAGATTTGAGACTTTGGCTAACTTGTATACTCAAATTGGGTTTAATAGGAAGGCTGCTTTTTGTTTGAGACTGGCAGCAACTCG CTATGTTTCTCCCCAAAACCCAAACCCCAACTGGAACAAATGTTACTCTCTAATGCTCCAAAGCCTTCCAGGCCATAAACTCATTTTAGACCCGATTGAGATGCTAGAAGCAGACCAAGGTTGGCCCACGCTTCAGATCCAAATTCTACAG GACCTTATAGTGGCGGCCAAACGTGCCAGTTATTCAGCTCTGGCTACTCGCCACATGACTTTCCTCTTACAAACTATGTGGCCTCATTTAAATCCTCAAGAACAGAAAGAACTGGCCATTCAATTACAGAGTTTGTCTGTGCAGTGTGAGGGCTCGCCAGTTCCTTTGGTACTTGAGTCTGGAATAGTGGTTCCTCCTGCCAATCTGACAGATATTCCTCTGTGCACTTCTTTCATTTTGAAGGATTTAAAGCCCCACTTGAGGCCCAGATTGATTGAGACTGAGAAAGAAGATACCGGGCCATTTTTGTTTACCCCCATTCACTTTGGGAGTTTGGATCGGAATAAAGACAAAACAGATTCGAAGATGG aTTTCTTGTGGGTGGAAAATGAAGCTTGTGAAATTGCTGTGAAGTTAATCAATCCCCTGCCGTTCGAGCTCAAAGTATCAAATATGAGGCTGTTGACTGGAGGGGTGGTTTTTGAGTCTGTACCTGAGACTATAGTTTTGGCTCCCGATATGGTGACTTCATTGGCTTTAAGTGGTTGGGCTAGGGAGAGTGGAGAATTGGAAATAACTG GCTACAGCACGCACGCTCTGGGGATAAAATCCAATTGCAGGCTCAAATACATGAGCCACACTTTCCCaccatatttcaaaattgacgTCATTCCAAGCCTTCCTATTCTGCAG GTTTCAACTTCCTTGCCTCAAAGCGCTTCTTTTTCAAACTTCCACGATGATAGCATAGTCATATCAGCCAGTTTAAGTTTATTCCACGGTGAAAGCGCAGAGTGCGTTATAACTTTGACTAACACGAGTCAAATACCCGTTGAAATGTTGGAAGTCACAATGAGCAGTATCTTGGATTCTGCATTGCAGAATGAAATCTTTCAGGTTGATCAGGAGGAGGTTAATTTAATGTTACCGTTGTTGCCTGAGCAAAGTGGGTCTTTTAATGTTAG aatttatgCATCTGCCAATTTCTTAGCGCCGACCTCTGCTGTGTCTCCAAGCATTCCCGCCGATTTAAATAGTGGAATGTTCAGCAGTATATCTACGTCGCTTCCTGGAAACTCTAATTTTTCCAGACTTAATTCCAG tattcGATCCTCAAACTCGGGCCAATCCAGTTTGGCTGGCGGTTTGACATCACTTTTCCAACAAGCTCCGACGTCATCTGCTATAGAagctcaattaaaaattag GTATAGCGGAGGTCCAGGCTTAGAATCCCAGCATTGCAGAAGCAGCACCGTATTTTTCATTGTCGAGCTTATACCATCTCTTCACGTGACTAATTGGGACGTTTTACCAGCTGAAAA GAGCACGCAATTTTATCTTGTATTGGACGTCGCCAATCTCACGTCCCAGGAGATGGAGCTCGAGTACGCAGAAGCTAAACATATGCTCATTGAGGGGCAGGAAAGTTGCAGAGTTCCGGTACCCGTAGCGCGGTGCCCTTTGTCAAAGCTTTCAG ATTTCTATGGGGATGCGGACCAGTCTAGGAACGTGGCAGATATCGGCAAGATTTGCTCGCAACATATTTCCGAACAAGTTAAGTTGAAATGGTTGTTGAATGCCACGGATTCAGTAGGAGTCGCTTCGCTTAAAGGCATAATCTTGAACAGCAGAATGCTGGACGTTGTTAGAATGTCGCCTCTGGAATGGG AGGTGAAAATAAACGGTGATATGTTCAACACCCATGAAGATTTGTCCTGCGATGCTGGCGATTGCATGGAGTTACACATGTCAATTGCTAATAGCCTAAAAACATCCCTCAAAGAACTCACTCTTTCAGTACAGTTTTACCAGGACTACAATAATGGAACTTTGAATTATAGTATGGACACTAGATTAGCCATTTCAGGGGCATCTAA aaaattgttgtCGATTTTGGAGCCGAAAGACGTAGCCAGTCATCGATGCAATGTTGTTTTCTTCAGTCCTGGATTATATAAACTGGATATTCAGTGCTATACTCCGGATAGTAGTAACTCAGTCGGCGCTGCTACTCTTGTGAGTACCGGGCATGTATGGAGGTACACACCTCCTATTTCGATTGTTGTGAAGTAA